In the Helianthus annuus cultivar XRQ/B chromosome 11, HanXRQr2.0-SUNRISE, whole genome shotgun sequence genome, one interval contains:
- the LOC110890361 gene encoding gibberellin receptor GID1B: MAGSNEINANEAKKVVPLHTWILISNFKLAYNMLRRPDGTFNRELAEFLDRKVSANTVPVDGVYSFDVVDRSTSLVNRVYRCAPKEDNTGQQLGAGVIELEKPLSTTEIVPVVIFFHGGSFTHSSANSAIYDTFCRRLTGLVQGVVVSVNYRRSPEHRYPSAYEDGWEALKWVHSRSWLLSGKESKVHVYLAGDSSGGNIAHHVAHRAAMSNVEVLGSILLHPLFGGEQRTESEMKLDGKYFVKLQDRDWYWRAFLPEGEDRDHPACNIFGPRGSSLSGLNFPKSLVVVAGLDLVQDWQLAYVEGLKESGHDVKLLFLEKATIGFYFLPNNDHFYTLMEEMRNFVRS; encoded by the exons ATGGCTGGAAGTAATGAAATTAACGCAAATGAGGCCAAg aAAGTTGTTCCACTTCACACATGGATCTTAATATCAAATTTCAAGCTAGCATACAACATGCTCCGGCGACCGGACGGCACATTTAACCGGGAATTAGCCGAGTTTCTGGACCGGAAAGTGTCCGCAAACACGGTTCCGGTCGACGGTGTGTACTCCTTTGACGTGGTGGACCGGTCCACCAGTTTGGTGAACCGGGTTTACAGATGTGCTCCTAAGGAAGATAATACCGGCCAGCAGCTCGGCGCCGGGGTTATAGAACTCGAAAAACCGCTGAGCACAACGGAAATTGTTCCTGTTGTGATATTTTTTCACGGTGGGAGTTTTACGCATTCATCTGCGAATAGTGCGATTTATGACACGTTTTGTAGGCGGTTAACCGGGCTTGTTCAAGGGGTGGTGGTTTCGGTGAACTATAGGCGGTCACCGGAGCACCGGTATCCGAGTGCTTATGAAGACGGTTGGGAGGCTTTGAAGTGGGTGCATTCAAGATCATGGCTTTTGAGTGGGAAAGAATCTAAAGTTCATGTTTATTTAGCCGGGGATAGCTCCGGTGGGAACATTGCACACCATGTTGCTCATCGCGCTGCAATGAGCAACGTGGAGGTGCTCGGGAGCATATTGTTGCATCCGTTGTTCGGCGGGGAACAACGGACGGAGTCCGAGATGAAACTCGATGGGAAGTATTTTGTTAAGTTGCAAGATAGAGATTGGTATTGGCGCGCGTTTTTGCCCGAAGGCGAGGATAGAGATCATCCCGCGTGTAACATATTTGGTCCTCGTGGGTCGAGTCTTTCGGGGCTTAACTTTCCCAAAAGTCTAGTAGTCGTGGCCGGGCTGGATCTTGTTCAAGACTGGCAATTGGCGTATGTCGAAGGGTTGAAAGAGTCCGGGCACGACGTGAAGCTTTTGTTCTTGGAGAAAGCGACGATCGGGTTCTATTTTTTGCCAAACAATGACCATTTCTACACGTTGATGGAGGAAATGAGGAACTTTGTCCGAAGTTAA